The following are encoded in a window of Gramella sp. MT6 genomic DNA:
- a CDS encoding prolyl oligopeptidase family serine peptidase → MPRFLNALIFLLISTAITSGQTSDLSVEKIMQDTDWMGTFPSSVKWGIHSENIYFDYNPGKNPSDSLYRINIKNPGKILSVSAAEKSEIIPTTGDFNRSRSKTIFTENGDLFIYDLKAKEKRELLDLSISIQDPKFMADDKRISFQAQRNAFIYDLENGSIKQITHFKKGSEKKKNDQESSDKEEWLESENLNLLEVVNQRKEEKESSDAYLKSTKEEDFVFYLQGKELRNLEVSPNGNFAGFSLIERKSGKETVVPNYVDESGYTVDLPARSKVGDMEYTAELALYDLKKDTVYMIDFSGLPGIKDLPDYTTDYPDNEWEKEEREIIPSKIYFSDNGEKAVVNLRSTDNKDRWIAAIDLQKGEIRSIERQRDEAWLAGPGIGYTYYGNATMGWLPDNNHIYFQSEETGYSHLYVLNVETGEKKDLTPGDFEVFDPIISNDNKHWFFTSSEVHPGERHFYRMPLMGGKTEKLTSMTGKNEVSLSPDEKYMAITYSYMNKPEELYLKKTKVGAKPQQLTNGQSEVFSAYDWREPELIRFEARDGAMVPARLYVPDENVKNDAAVVFVHGAGYLQNAHKWWSSYFREYMFHNLLTDLGYTVIDIDYRGSAGYGRDWRTGIYRHMGGKDLTDQVDGVKYLIENHNIDPEKVGIYGGSYGGFITLMAMFTEAETFEAGAALRSVTDWAHYNHGYTSNILNEPSKDPIAYRRSSPIYFAEGLEGDLLIAHGMVDTNVHFQDVVRLAQRLIELGKEDWEMAVFPVEGHGFVEPSSWTDEYRRILELFNENLLEE, encoded by the coding sequence ATGCCCAGATTTCTAAATGCCCTAATATTCTTGCTAATCTCTACTGCGATTACATCTGGTCAGACCTCAGATCTTAGTGTAGAAAAAATAATGCAGGATACAGACTGGATGGGAACCTTTCCCAGTTCAGTTAAATGGGGAATTCACAGCGAAAACATTTATTTTGATTATAATCCCGGTAAGAATCCTTCTGATTCCCTCTATCGCATAAACATAAAAAACCCGGGGAAGATCCTGAGCGTTTCGGCAGCTGAAAAAAGTGAAATTATCCCTACTACTGGGGATTTCAATAGATCACGTTCTAAAACGATATTTACCGAAAATGGTGATCTTTTTATTTATGATCTTAAGGCTAAGGAAAAAAGGGAGTTACTCGACCTGTCTATTTCTATCCAGGATCCTAAGTTTATGGCAGATGATAAAAGAATCTCTTTCCAGGCCCAAAGAAATGCGTTTATCTACGACCTAGAAAATGGAAGTATAAAGCAGATCACTCATTTTAAAAAGGGATCTGAAAAAAAGAAAAACGACCAGGAAAGTTCAGATAAGGAAGAGTGGCTGGAAAGCGAAAACCTGAATCTACTGGAAGTAGTGAACCAACGCAAAGAAGAAAAAGAAAGTTCTGATGCCTATCTCAAATCTACGAAGGAAGAAGATTTTGTATTCTATCTGCAGGGAAAAGAGCTAAGGAATCTTGAAGTTTCACCAAATGGTAATTTTGCCGGTTTCAGCCTGATAGAAAGAAAAAGCGGAAAGGAAACCGTGGTTCCGAATTATGTAGATGAAAGCGGTTATACTGTAGATCTTCCAGCCAGAAGTAAGGTAGGTGATATGGAGTATACGGCAGAGCTGGCGCTATATGATCTAAAAAAGGATACGGTTTACATGATCGACTTTTCAGGACTTCCTGGAATTAAGGACCTGCCAGACTACACAACCGACTACCCGGATAACGAATGGGAAAAAGAGGAAAGGGAAATTATTCCATCAAAAATATACTTCTCAGATAACGGTGAGAAAGCAGTGGTTAACTTAAGGTCAACAGACAATAAGGACCGCTGGATCGCGGCAATAGACCTTCAAAAAGGAGAAATAAGATCTATCGAAAGACAAAGGGATGAGGCCTGGCTGGCTGGCCCCGGCATAGGATACACCTATTATGGAAATGCAACCATGGGCTGGTTGCCAGATAATAATCACATCTATTTTCAAAGTGAGGAAACGGGATACTCTCATCTGTATGTTCTGAATGTTGAAACCGGCGAAAAGAAAGATCTTACTCCTGGAGATTTTGAGGTTTTTGATCCTATTATCTCAAACGACAATAAACACTGGTTTTTCACCTCTTCTGAAGTTCACCCGGGAGAAAGGCATTTCTACCGGATGCCGCTAATGGGGGGTAAGACTGAAAAGCTGACCAGCATGACCGGTAAGAATGAGGTTAGTCTTTCTCCAGATGAAAAATATATGGCCATCACCTATTCTTATATGAATAAACCTGAAGAGCTATACCTGAAAAAGACAAAGGTTGGAGCTAAACCTCAGCAATTAACCAACGGTCAATCTGAGGTATTTTCAGCCTATGACTGGCGCGAACCAGAACTTATACGATTTGAAGCCCGGGACGGGGCGATGGTGCCGGCTAGATTATATGTTCCTGACGAAAACGTAAAGAACGATGCAGCGGTTGTATTTGTTCATGGAGCCGGATATTTACAAAACGCTCATAAATGGTGGTCCAGTTACTTTAGAGAATACATGTTCCACAACTTGCTTACCGACCTTGGGTATACGGTGATCGATATAGATTATCGCGGAAGCGCAGGTTACGGAAGAGACTGGAGAACCGGTATCTATCGTCATATGGGAGGTAAGGATCTTACAGACCAGGTTGACGGTGTGAAATATCTAATTGAGAACCATAATATCGATCCGGAGAAAGTGGGTATCTATGGAGGCAGTTACGGCGGATTCATTACCCTTATGGCGATGTTCACAGAAGCCGAAACCTTCGAGGCTGGCGCTGCCCTGAGATCTGTAACAGATTGGGCACATTATAACCATGGATATACTTCAAATATTCTAAATGAACCATCGAAAGATCCAATCGCCTATCGCAGATCTTCCCCTATCTATTTTGCTGAAGGCCTGGAAGGAGATCTTTTGATCGCCCACGGAATGGTAGATACCAATGTACATTTCCAGGATGTGGTAAGACTGGCACAAAGACTTATAGAACTAGGTAAAGAAGATTGGGAAATGGCCGTATTTCCAGTAGAAGGACATGGCTTTGTAGAACCAAGCAGTTGGACCGACGAATACCGCAGGATCCTAGAATTGTTTAACGAAAATTTACTGGAAGAATGA
- a CDS encoding cysteine desulfurase-like protein has translation MMDINYVREQFPALDRDFIFMDNAGGSQVLKKVIERISGYLVHHNVQLGASYKVSAEAGEKLKFATSRIAELVNASRDEEIVIGSSTTMLQRILSITISKQWKKGDEVIVTDTDHEANVSPWMDLKEKGIEVKIWKVNRETLELEISDLNKLLNERTKLVAVTHTSNVLGTINPIKEIAKVVHEAGALISVDGVAYAPHRKVDVKELDADFYTFSWYKTYGPHLAVMYGKYEELEKLESINHYFIGKDNVPYKLQPGNFNFELTYSTLGIMEYYDEMFRHHFGSEKAGFQERLTKTFELIASHEEKLASILLDYLKSVPEIRIFGIPDADSSKRVPTISFVHQNYKSNEIVEKVDNHRIGIRFGDFYAKKLIQTLDLEEKNGVVRVSLVHYNSTQEVKKLVNIFKEIF, from the coding sequence ATGATGGATATTAATTATGTAAGGGAACAATTCCCGGCCCTGGATAGGGATTTTATATTTATGGATAATGCCGGAGGATCCCAGGTTCTAAAAAAGGTAATTGAACGTATTAGTGGTTACCTAGTTCATCATAATGTACAATTAGGGGCTTCTTATAAAGTATCGGCAGAAGCAGGTGAGAAATTAAAGTTCGCAACCTCAAGAATTGCAGAGCTGGTAAACGCTTCCAGGGACGAAGAAATAGTTATAGGCTCTTCCACCACCATGCTTCAAAGGATCTTAAGTATTACCATAAGCAAACAATGGAAAAAGGGAGACGAAGTGATCGTGACCGATACAGATCATGAAGCAAATGTCTCGCCCTGGATGGACCTTAAAGAAAAGGGAATTGAAGTAAAGATCTGGAAAGTAAACAGGGAAACCCTGGAACTTGAGATCTCAGATCTTAATAAATTACTTAACGAAAGAACAAAACTGGTAGCGGTTACTCACACTTCTAATGTGCTGGGAACTATAAATCCTATCAAAGAAATCGCTAAAGTGGTTCATGAAGCCGGCGCCCTCATTTCTGTAGACGGCGTGGCCTACGCACCACATAGAAAAGTAGATGTAAAAGAGCTGGATGCAGATTTTTATACATTTAGCTGGTACAAAACATATGGTCCTCACCTGGCAGTAATGTACGGGAAGTATGAAGAGTTGGAAAAACTGGAAAGCATTAACCATTATTTCATTGGTAAAGACAATGTCCCCTATAAACTACAACCGGGAAATTTCAATTTCGAGCTAACCTATAGCACGCTTGGGATCATGGAATATTATGATGAAATGTTCAGACATCATTTTGGATCTGAAAAGGCCGGTTTTCAGGAAAGACTTACCAAAACTTTTGAGCTTATTGCTTCTCACGAAGAAAAGCTCGCTTCTATTTTATTAGATTACCTGAAAAGCGTTCCTGAGATTAGGATCTTTGGGATTCCTGATGCCGATTCGTCAAAAAGGGTGCCCACCATTTCTTTTGTGCATCAAAACTATAAAAGCAATGAGATCGTGGAAAAAGTGGACAATCACAGGATCGGGATTCGATTTGGAGATTTCTATGCAAAGAAATTAATACAGACTCTGGATCTTGAAGAAAAGAATGGCGTGGTTAGAGTGAGCCTGGTGCATTATAACTCTACCCAAGAGGTTAAAAAATTAGTCAATATTTTTAAAGAGATTTTTTAG